In the Octopus bimaculoides isolate UCB-OBI-ISO-001 chromosome 7, ASM119413v2, whole genome shotgun sequence genome, GAAACAAATTTTGCTCAAGATGTTTCaatctggtaaatggaaactaagcctgttgtgtgcatgtgtgcatatgagggATTGGTAAGAGCTGGTAGTAAACCAGAATGAGTCGAGACATTCTGTAGAGAAAGGATGCTACATGTTTGAGAAAGAGGTGGATTAAACATGCCAAGCTGAAAGTTGCTTTATGTAAAGATGTCATTCTAAACCTGTCTGATAATGTGGGAATGTTTTACCATAGATATCACATTGGTATGTTTCTCACCTGAGTGAATAGCTTTATGGCTTGTTAATTTATTACACTGTGGGAAtcttttaccacagatatcacatggGTATGGTCTTTCACCTGTGTAAATCCATTTGATATGAAGAGCATAACCTATGGATATATCGTTTTGAAAACaggttttaatatttaatatatgctGTTTTTTTCCCcaataaagttttattatttaGGGGTTTTTATCACATATATGAAGTTCTGATAAACATTTTATCATCTTTGTAAGTTTTACAATTAAATGCCTTGGTATAGTCTATGACTCCCTCTAATCAGaccatcttttttaaaaaaaagggaaaggatACATTGAGTAGTATAGTCCTTGACACCctgaaaagatgggatggttatggttggaatgtctttgatcatagctctgtCCAATTAGAGTTGTCTcggaggctaaacaacaacaaaaacaactagatGTACTAAGAGATAAACTAATAACCTGGTTCTTGTTTGGTCGAAGAGCTGCACGATGAGTTCTAAATTTGTGAGTGTGGTCAAGGCTAGccagtggatttggttaaaaagagacgatgagcgatggctagagaaatattgagctttgtttttaataaccagttgatctagcaagcggggccgtcgagaggtaggccccNNNNNNNNNNtaataaccagttgatctagcaagcggggccgtcgagaggtaggccccgaaacagcgcgcattctctcctgatgaccccatacacttgctggcttccggtatgcagagttctcgactggtagcacttgcatgtgcgagttgtttgcaagacatctggTCAAAGTAGCAAAGTTCAAAGCTACCTTAGTATTCAGAAATTTAGAGGGATCAAATATTATCAACAGGGGCATACACGAAAAGGATTGCTTTCAAATAGGCTTTGCTACACAAGTGATAGAAACTGTGTGCAATTAGTCATTGTAATAATAGCTCAATAGTTAAGAAAAAGTAAGGAAACATTTGTGGACAACAGAGGACTTTTTGAGAAAACTAATTGCATGAAATAGGTATAAGTATGATGTTGCATTGGAACATGAATGTGGAAAGTGTGCTGAGGCTGGAAAAGAAACTGAAGATGGTGTATTGAATGTATAAAACTTACATACAATATTAAGTGCAATTGAGCTTATGATGGGGAGGgtgagatgatgatgttgatgtagcCAATCAGAGGAATCGTACAttactttataaagtattttattattacaatttaaaCTTTGTTCTGAAATTAACATTTTGTGTAGGAAAAATTCTATTGGCACTTTAAAATGCTGTCTTATGTGAGATATCAGTTGTATGCTTCCTCACATATGCGAGTACGTTGATGCAGAGTTAAGTTGCTCTTGTGTGAGAATGctttgccacaaatatcacagtgatatggtttctcacctgtatgaatacgtatgtgtctgATCAATTGATCTTTCCGGGAGAATGtcttaccacaaacatcacagcgatatggtttctcacctgtatggatACGCTTGTGGCTAATCAATAATTCCTTTCGAgcaaatgatttatcacagatatcacaatgatatggtttctcacctgtgtgaatacgtatgtggAGAGTTAAATGTTCCTTCCGAGAGAATgacttatcacagatatcacagtgatatggtttctcacctgtatgaacacgtttgtgaagCGCTAGGTATTCTttccgagagaatgatttactgcaaATATCACAGTCATGTTTCTCACCTGAATGAATAGCTTTATGGCTTGTTAATTTATTACGCTGTgggaatgttttaccacagatatcacactgatatggtcttTCACCTGTGTGAATCCGTTTGTGATTAGTCAAAAGTCCATTCTGAGAGAATGCTTTAAAACAGATGTCACAGGTGTATGGTTTTTGTCGTATTTTTCTTTGTGTCAAATGAGATACAATTTTACTATTGGGTTGTGTTTCATCATGAACCTgactctcacacactttctcctCCATAGTGTCAATTTAGTGCtcattaaatacaaatataattcatTTCGTTATGTTTTCTAATGGTGATGTAACCGACTACATAACATAATATCATTCTtcagtctttcatattttttcattccttccttccttccttgatGTATCACTGGTGAGACATTCCCTGCAATGATAAgacagtataaaatataagagacaataaaatatttatttcaaattttggcacaaggccagcagtttcaggacaggagtaagttgattacaa is a window encoding:
- the LOC106871130 gene encoding zinc finger protein 239; this encodes MEEKVCESQVHDETQPNSKIVSHLTQRKIRQKPYTCDICFKAFSQNGLLTNHKRIHTGERPYQCDICGKTFPQRNKLTSHKAIHSGEKHDCDICSKSFSRKEYLALHKRVHTGEKPYHCDICDKSFSRKEHLTLHIRIHTGEKPYHCDICDKSFARKELLISHKRIHTGEKPYRCDVCGKTFSRKDQLIRHIRIHTGEKPYHCDICGKAFSHKSNLTLHQRTRICEEAYN